In Tistrella bauzanensis, one genomic interval encodes:
- a CDS encoding TenA family transcriptional regulator encodes MSDFVQTLDAMIAERKKMTSPLYQLIMSGNATQRLLQNFVMHRWPIKNFWTRNILGIASRIDDYDLRISLVENIYEEETGRLTDSRRHLLSFVDFGNAVGVTMDDIKSAPLLPETQAVIDHNVGVCNNTSVHFTAGVASVLLLMEGQPPIVSPNKRSMLDVMRDIYQLPPSGYDYFVHHASSTEADNHVSELEDEHASVARELLRRYAATPELQDQCIRMLARALDLRHAHFDAMLTRFYEPGEAPFRYQEAAA; translated from the coding sequence ATGAGCGACTTCGTCCAGACGCTCGACGCGATGATTGCCGAGCGCAAGAAGATGACCAGCCCGCTCTATCAGCTGATCATGAGCGGCAACGCCACGCAGCGCCTGCTGCAGAATTTCGTGATGCATCGCTGGCCGATCAAGAACTTCTGGACCCGCAACATCCTGGGTATCGCATCGCGGATCGACGATTACGATCTGCGCATCTCGCTGGTCGAGAACATCTATGAGGAAGAGACCGGCCGGCTGACCGACAGCCGCCGCCATCTGCTGTCCTTCGTCGATTTCGGCAACGCCGTCGGCGTGACCATGGATGACATCAAATCGGCGCCGCTGCTGCCCGAAACCCAGGCCGTGATCGACCACAATGTCGGTGTCTGCAACAACACCTCGGTGCATTTCACCGCGGGCGTCGCATCGGTACTGCTGCTGATGGAAGGCCAGCCGCCGATCGTCAGCCCCAACAAGCGCTCGATGCTCGACGTGATGCGCGACATCTATCAACTGCCGCCCTCGGGCTATGACTATTTCGTCCATCATGCCTCGTCGACCGAGGCCGACAATCATGTCAGCGAGCTGGAAGACGAGCATGCCTCGGTGGCGCGTGAGCTTCTGCGCCGCTATGCGGCGACCCCGGAACTGCAGGATCAGTGCATCCGGATGCTGGCGCGGGCGCTGGATCTGCGTCACGCCCATTTCGACGCGATGCTGACGCGGTTCTACGAGCCCGGCGAGGCACCGTTCCGCTATCAGGAAGCCGCTGCCTGA
- a CDS encoding beta/alpha barrel domain-containing protein codes for MTIRVIDVTLRDGGYVNDHRFTPSQASALVAGLAASGLDYIEVGYYRPQDEALYDGRPAACCPAWYLDQMRRVSGAAGLTVMAHVHQVGLDDYARLADQGVRLVRMPATPARIDAALVHAERIRSLGMDAAINLIRASEQPLDLAPDVARRSRDAGVTWFYIADSNGGLYPHEVARRIGDIVAAVPAPVPVHGGGGAGMGIGFHAHDGLRLGFANTLAALDAGVTIVDGSLGGMGKGGGNCQTEALAVYMHRSTGRPYDHQTLAGLIRDHLHDWVDPRSSALYENCLAAALNLNLDDLRALRDEQIRNGTSFLTLLADRLSAQHPVEADLAVRGAA; via the coding sequence GTGACGATACGGGTCATAGACGTGACACTCCGCGATGGCGGATATGTCAACGATCACAGGTTTACGCCGAGCCAAGCCTCTGCCCTGGTGGCGGGGCTCGCGGCATCGGGACTGGATTATATCGAAGTCGGCTATTACCGGCCTCAGGACGAAGCCTTGTATGACGGCCGGCCGGCGGCCTGCTGCCCGGCATGGTATCTGGATCAGATGCGCCGTGTCTCGGGTGCGGCCGGGCTGACGGTGATGGCGCATGTCCATCAGGTGGGCCTGGACGATTATGCCCGGCTGGCCGATCAGGGCGTGCGTCTGGTGCGCATGCCGGCGACGCCGGCCCGGATCGACGCGGCGCTGGTGCATGCCGAGCGTATCCGCAGCCTGGGTATGGATGCCGCGATCAACCTGATCCGTGCCTCGGAGCAGCCGCTGGATCTGGCGCCCGACGTGGCGCGCAGGTCGCGCGATGCCGGGGTCACCTGGTTCTATATCGCCGACAGCAATGGTGGCCTGTACCCGCATGAGGTGGCGCGCCGCATCGGCGACATCGTGGCGGCGGTGCCGGCGCCGGTGCCGGTGCATGGCGGTGGCGGTGCGGGCATGGGCATCGGCTTTCATGCCCATGATGGCCTCAGGCTGGGCTTCGCCAACACACTGGCGGCGCTGGATGCCGGCGTCACCATCGTCGACGGGTCGCTCGGCGGCATGGGCAAGGGCGGCGGCAACTGCCAGACCGAGGCGCTGGCGGTGTATATGCACCGCAGCACCGGCCGGCCCTATGACCACCAGACCCTGGCCGGGCTGATCCGCGATCATCTGCATGACTGGGTCGATCCGCGTTCGTCGGCACTTTACGAGAACTGCCTCGCCGCCGCGCTGAACCTCAATCTCGATGATCTGAGGGCGCTGCGGGATGAACAGATCCGCAATGGCACCAGCTTCCTGACCCTGCTGGCCGACCGGCTGTCGGCGCAGCATCCGGTCGAGGCCGATCTTGCGGTGCGTGGCGCCGCCTGA
- a CDS encoding 2-hydroxyacid dehydrogenase → MVKPKPVVVVTRKLPEQIETRMMELFDTRLNHDDVPMGQDKLIEAVKTAHVLVPTVTDRIDAGVLAHAGPQLRLIANFGNGTDHIDLASARQRGITVTNTPDVLTEDTADMTMALLLAVARRVTEGERMVRKGEWNGWSPTHMLGRRIWGKRLGIIGMGRIGRALARRARGFGLSIHYHNRNRLHADIEAPLEATYWESLDQMLARVDIVSVNCPHTPATYHLLSARRLKLLKKDAYIVNTARGEVIDEAALTRMLRDGQIAGAALDVFEHEPAINPKLVELENAVLLPHMGSATLESRIDMGEKVLINIKTFIDGHTPPDRVLPF, encoded by the coding sequence ATGGTGAAGCCGAAGCCGGTGGTCGTGGTCACCCGCAAGCTGCCCGAGCAGATCGAGACGCGGATGATGGAGCTGTTCGACACGCGGCTCAATCATGACGATGTCCCGATGGGGCAGGACAAACTGATCGAGGCGGTGAAGACCGCCCATGTGCTGGTTCCAACCGTCACCGACCGGATCGATGCCGGCGTGCTGGCCCATGCCGGCCCGCAATTGCGGCTGATCGCCAATTTCGGCAACGGTACGGACCATATCGACCTGGCATCGGCGCGCCAGCGCGGCATCACCGTCACCAACACGCCGGACGTGCTGACGGAAGATACCGCCGACATGACCATGGCGCTGCTGCTGGCGGTGGCCCGCAGGGTGACCGAGGGCGAGCGCATGGTGCGCAAGGGTGAGTGGAACGGCTGGAGCCCCACCCATATGCTGGGTCGGCGGATCTGGGGCAAGCGCCTGGGCATCATCGGCATGGGCCGCATCGGCCGGGCGCTGGCCCGCCGCGCCCGCGGCTTCGGCCTGTCGATCCATTATCACAACCGCAACCGCCTGCACGCCGATATCGAGGCGCCGCTTGAGGCGACCTATTGGGAAAGCCTGGATCAGATGCTGGCCCGGGTGGATATCGTGTCGGTCAACTGCCCGCACACCCCCGCCACCTATCACCTGTTGTCGGCCCGGCGGCTGAAGCTGCTGAAGAAGGACGCCTATATCGTCAACACCGCGCGTGGCGAGGTGATCGACGAGGCAGCCCTGACCCGCATGCTGCGCGACGGCCAGATCGCCGGCGCGGCCCTGGACGTGTTCGAGCACGAGCCGGCGATCAACCCGAAGCTGGTCGAGCTGGAAAACGCCGTGCTGCTGCCGCATATGGGCTCGGCGACGCTGGAATCGCGCATCGACATGGGCGAGAAGGTGCTGATCAACATCAAGACCTTCATCGACGGCCACACCCCGCCCGACCGGGTGCTGCCCTTCTGA
- the gluQRS gene encoding tRNA glutamyl-Q(34) synthetase GluQRS produces MTLTAAETADAVMTPARPLVTRFAPSPTGRLHLGHALSALTAHDLARRHGGRFILRIEDIDTQRCRPEFLAALLDDLAWLGITWDEPVRHQSAHFGDYRLVLDGLSARGLVYPCFCTRGDIAAEIAASASAPHGPPPMGPDGPLYPGTCRRLSTAHRRARLAAGEPHALRLDMAAAISAAGALGWVEIQDGRPHRIAATPAIHGDVVLARKDVPASYHLAVTHDDALQGVTDVVRGRDLRAATHLHRLLQALMGWPVPVWRHHRLLTDDRGQRLAKRTPGVRLADLRAAGVTPAEIRHRLGLAPVGTATV; encoded by the coding sequence ATGACCCTGACAGCCGCAGAGACCGCAGACGCGGTGATGACACCGGCACGTCCGCTGGTCACCCGCTTCGCGCCCAGCCCAACCGGGCGGCTGCATCTGGGCCATGCGCTGTCGGCGCTGACCGCCCATGATCTGGCCCGGCGGCATGGCGGACGTTTCATATTGCGGATCGAAGACATCGACACCCAGCGCTGCCGGCCCGAATTCCTGGCGGCCCTGCTCGACGACCTGGCCTGGCTCGGCATCACATGGGATGAACCGGTACGGCATCAGTCGGCGCATTTCGGCGACTATCGGCTGGTGCTGGATGGCCTGTCGGCACGCGGGCTGGTCTATCCGTGCTTCTGCACCCGAGGCGACATCGCCGCTGAAATCGCGGCCAGCGCCTCGGCGCCGCATGGCCCGCCGCCGATGGGGCCCGATGGCCCGCTTTATCCCGGCACCTGCCGGCGGCTGAGCACGGCCCATCGTCGGGCAAGGCTGGCGGCGGGCGAGCCCCATGCCCTGCGCCTGGACATGGCGGCGGCGATTTCAGCGGCAGGCGCGCTCGGCTGGGTCGAGATCCAGGACGGTCGGCCACACCGGATCGCGGCCACACCAGCCATTCACGGGGATGTGGTTCTGGCACGCAAGGATGTGCCGGCCAGCTATCATCTGGCCGTCACCCATGACGACGCACTCCAGGGCGTCACCGATGTCGTGCGCGGCCGGGATCTGCGGGCGGCGACCCATCTGCACCGGCTGCTGCAGGCCCTGATGGGCTGGCCGGTCCCGGTCTGGCGGCACCACCGCCTGCTGACCGACGACCGGGGTCAGCGGCTGGCCAAGCGAACCCCCGGTGTGCGGCTGGCCGATCTGCGTGCCGCCGGGGTGACACCCGCCGAGATCCGCCACCGTCTGGGGCTGGCCCCGGTCGGCACCGCGACCGTCTGA
- a CDS encoding aminotransferase class IV — MPMPERSPKTYPLCFHDGAVVPWEQATLHAASIALRYAVSVFEGIRIYQTDDGLKVLALAPHLDRLARSAQMMWLPDPGIDGIGRIIADLVARNGAGGDCYVRPSISAGNPGELGQAAQSLLTVTLTAQGRKTWLAEDRRMKLKLSSWQRAHDLAFPSAAKNISNYAGARIAMLEAKASGFDNVVLANADGYLSEAPTAILFLVRDGQLLTPALSEGVLPSITRALTLEIAAELGIPASEGRLTRADAWTADEAFLCGTGLEYACVGQIDGHVLRHGAASPVSQRIIARYFERARDPRAAAGDLILPSAPRAAVA, encoded by the coding sequence ATGCCCATGCCCGAGCGCAGCCCGAAAACCTATCCGCTCTGCTTTCATGACGGCGCCGTTGTGCCGTGGGAACAGGCGACACTGCATGCCGCGAGCATTGCGCTGCGCTATGCGGTGTCTGTGTTTGAAGGCATCCGCATCTATCAGACCGATGACGGGCTGAAAGTGCTGGCGCTGGCGCCGCATCTGGACCGGCTGGCGCGCTCGGCGCAGATGATGTGGCTGCCCGATCCGGGCATCGACGGCATCGGGCGGATCATCGCCGATCTGGTGGCGCGCAACGGCGCCGGGGGCGACTGCTATGTCCGGCCCTCGATTTCGGCCGGCAATCCGGGAGAACTGGGGCAGGCGGCGCAATCGCTGCTGACCGTGACCCTGACCGCACAGGGCCGCAAGACCTGGCTGGCCGAAGACCGGCGCATGAAGCTGAAACTGTCGTCCTGGCAGCGCGCCCATGATCTGGCCTTCCCGTCGGCGGCCAAGAACATCTCCAATTATGCCGGCGCGCGGATCGCGATGCTGGAAGCCAAGGCATCGGGGTTCGACAATGTCGTGCTGGCCAATGCCGATGGCTATCTGTCCGAGGCGCCGACCGCCATCCTGTTCCTGGTCCGCGACGGGCAGTTGCTGACGCCGGCGCTGTCGGAAGGCGTGTTGCCCAGCATCACCCGCGCGCTGACGCTGGAGATCGCGGCCGAACTGGGCATCCCCGCCAGCGAAGGCCGGTTGACCCGCGCCGATGCCTGGACCGCCGACGAAGCCTTCCTGTGCGGCACCGGGCTTGAATATGCCTGTGTCGGCCAGATCGACGGCCATGTTCTGCGCCACGGCGCCGCCTCGCCGGTGTCGCAGCGGATCATCGCCCGCTATTTCGAACGCGCGCGCGACCCCCGTGCTGCCGCAGGCGACCTGATTCTGCCATCCGCTCCCCGGGCCGCAGTTGCCTGA